One segment of Segatella copri DNA contains the following:
- the rseP gene encoding RIP metalloprotease RseP — MEVFLIKALQLMLSLSILVLLHEGGHFFFSKLFGVRVEKFYLFFDPWFHLFEFKPKNSDTTYGLGWLPLGGYCKISGMIDESFDTEQMKQPEQPYEFRSKPAWQRLLIMIGGVLVNFVLALFIYSMILFHWGDNYVATRDMSYGMKFNTEAKALGFQDKDILVSTDLGEFKTFDGDLYRNLSEAKLVNIIRQGKPVTLYLPGDLDMLSMIKSSPRFVDVYVPLQIDSVMKDSPASKLGLAKGDKILAINNKKVVSFNEFQIELGRVEDVLASAETPQDSARALTAQVTYLKASGDTVKSSVLLKSTEEGVKFGFYNHPVMLDYKITHVNYGFFESFPAGIKYGWNVLAGYVGDMKYVFSKEGAKSLGGFGALGSLFPSVWDWHAFWLMTAFLSIILAFMNILPIPALDGGHVFFLLYEIITGRKPGNKFMERAEYIGFGILILLLVVANLNDVLRLFGIL, encoded by the coding sequence ATGGAAGTATTTTTGATTAAAGCGTTGCAGCTGATGCTGTCGCTTTCCATCTTAGTGTTGCTCCATGAGGGTGGACACTTCTTCTTCTCCAAACTCTTTGGTGTAAGAGTGGAGAAGTTCTATCTGTTCTTCGACCCTTGGTTCCATCTCTTCGAGTTCAAGCCAAAGAATTCGGATACTACCTATGGTTTGGGATGGTTGCCGCTCGGAGGATATTGCAAGATTTCGGGTATGATAGATGAAAGTTTCGATACCGAACAGATGAAACAGCCGGAACAGCCATACGAGTTTCGCAGCAAACCGGCATGGCAGCGCCTGCTCATCATGATAGGTGGCGTGCTGGTTAACTTCGTGCTGGCTCTCTTCATCTATTCCATGATTCTGTTCCATTGGGGCGACAATTATGTTGCTACCCGCGATATGAGTTATGGTATGAAGTTCAATACCGAGGCAAAGGCTTTGGGTTTCCAGGACAAGGATATTCTGGTAAGCACCGATCTGGGTGAGTTCAAGACCTTTGATGGCGATCTGTATCGTAATCTCTCTGAGGCTAAGCTGGTCAATATCATCCGTCAGGGCAAACCGGTGACGCTTTATCTGCCTGGCGATCTCGACATGCTCAGTATGATTAAGAGCAGTCCTCGCTTCGTTGATGTGTATGTACCGCTGCAGATTGATAGTGTGATGAAGGATTCGCCTGCCAGCAAACTCGGTTTGGCAAAGGGTGATAAGATTCTTGCTATTAATAATAAAAAGGTAGTCTCTTTCAACGAATTTCAGATAGAATTGGGCAGAGTAGAGGATGTGCTTGCTTCGGCTGAGACGCCGCAGGATAGTGCCAGAGCACTTACTGCTCAGGTTACTTATCTCAAGGCTTCTGGCGATACCGTCAAATCGAGTGTTCTTCTGAAGTCTACCGAAGAGGGTGTGAAGTTTGGTTTCTACAATCATCCTGTCATGCTTGATTATAAGATTACTCATGTCAACTATGGCTTCTTCGAGAGTTTCCCTGCCGGCATCAAATACGGCTGGAATGTCTTGGCCGGTTATGTGGGCGATATGAAGTATGTCTTCTCTAAGGAAGGTGCCAAGAGTCTGGGTGGTTTCGGTGCGCTGGGCAGTCTCTTCCCATCTGTATGGGATTGGCATGCATTCTGGCTTATGACAGCGTTCCTGAGTATCATTCTTGCCTTCATGAACATTCTTCCTATCCCTGCTCTTGATGGTGGACATGTGTTCTTCCTTCTCTATGAGATTATCACAGGCCGCAAACCGGGCAATAAGTTCATGGAGCGTGCTGAGTATATTGGTTTCGGCATACTGATTCTTCTGCTTGTTGTGGCCAATCTGAACGATGTATTGCGACTCTTCGGCATCTTGTAA
- a CDS encoding peptidoglycan DD-metalloendopeptidase family protein: protein MSLKKSIKKISVVALLALTVSPVCGQDLLARQAPVDHRMKSLDTLAVSHYRMIEDRENPAAELYEDFSNKYAHRATTLPEHFRIDLRHFCMPTPSRVVTSNFGYRASFGRQHKGMDIKVYIGDSIRSAFSGRVRIVRYEGGGYGKYIVIRHNNGLETIYGHLSKQLVTEGEEVRAGDVIGLGGNTGRSTGSHLHFETRLCGVALNPALFFDFRNQDVTGDFYSFNRDTYESESADANAARGKVGNGGYTREQVNGGEAGRYNELPAGHEKLYHKVKPGETLSSIAEKRGVTVEQICRLNGYRKDKKVSVGQIIRYV from the coding sequence ATGAGTTTAAAAAAGAGTATAAAGAAAATTTCGGTCGTTGCATTGTTGGCGCTAACAGTTTCTCCCGTTTGCGGACAAGATCTGTTGGCAAGACAGGCACCTGTAGACCACAGAATGAAATCGCTCGACACACTCGCTGTGTCGCATTATCGAATGATTGAAGACAGAGAGAACCCTGCAGCCGAGCTGTATGAGGATTTCTCTAACAAGTACGCTCACAGGGCTACAACCTTGCCTGAGCACTTCCGCATCGATCTCCGTCATTTCTGCATGCCAACTCCTAGTCGCGTTGTCACAAGTAACTTCGGTTACCGTGCTAGCTTTGGCCGCCAACATAAAGGTATGGACATCAAGGTTTATATTGGCGACTCAATCCGCTCAGCCTTTTCAGGCAGAGTTCGCATCGTAAGATATGAAGGTGGTGGTTACGGTAAGTACATCGTGATTCGTCACAACAACGGTTTGGAGACTATCTATGGTCACCTCTCTAAGCAGCTCGTTACTGAGGGCGAAGAGGTAAGAGCCGGCGATGTGATTGGCTTGGGTGGTAACACGGGTAGAAGTACCGGTTCGCATCTCCACTTTGAGACCCGTCTCTGTGGTGTGGCTCTGAACCCGGCACTCTTCTTCGACTTCCGCAACCAGGACGTTACAGGCGACTTCTACAGTTTTAACCGTGATACCTACGAAAGCGAATCAGCTGATGCCAATGCTGCCCGCGGCAAGGTTGGCAACGGCGGTTACACCAGAGAGCAGGTTAACGGCGGCGAAGCGGGAAGATACAACGAATTGCCTGCTGGCCACGAGAAGCTCTACCACAAGGTGAAGCCAGGCGAAACGCTTAGTTCTATCGCTGAAAAGCGTGGCGTAACTGTAGAGCAGATTTGCAGACTCAACGGCTACCGCAAAGACAAGAAGGTTAGTGTAGGACAGATTATCAGATACGTATAA
- the recG gene encoding ATP-dependent DNA helicase RecG → MNSILDQDIMFLPGVGPKKKEILSKELGINSYSDLLEYYPYKYVDRSKVFHISELNADMPFVQLKGKILSYDEIDTGKRNKLLVAHFSDGYGVADLIWYRGAQYIMKTYKVGTEYLVFGKPTVFNGRFQFTHPDMDDATNLQISEMGMQPYYSLTENLRKRGYTSRSIEKMTKQLVTILPPLPETLPSHIVDRLHLVSRDAAIRMIHYPHSHQEMQKAQVRLKFEELFYVQLNIIRYATDQRRKFRGYVFNRIADIFNGFYAHHLPFELTGAQKRVMHEIRADMCSGRQMNRLLQGDVGSGKTLVALMTMLIALDNGYQACMMAPTEILAEQHLQTICDFLQGMDIRVELLTGIVKGKKREKILADLATGDIQILVGTHAILEDPVVFRRLGVAVIDEQHRFGVAQRAKLWNKSENPPHILVMTATPIPRTLAMTIYGDLDVSVIDELPPGRKPIQTLHKFDTQLTSLYQSIRRQINLGRQVYIVFPLIKESEKSDLKNLEEGYETLKQAFPEFKLSKIHGKMKSAEKEVEMEQFVKGETQILVATTVIEVGVNVPNASVMVILDAQRFGLSQLHQLRGRVGRGCDQSYCILVTNYKLSEETRKRIDIMCDTNDGFRIAEADLKLRGPGDLEGTQQSGMAFDLKIANIARDGQLVQLARTEAQEIIDNDPECNAPHNALLWNRLRDLKKTHINWAAIS, encoded by the coding sequence ATGAATAGTATTTTAGACCAAGACATCATGTTCCTGCCGGGGGTAGGACCCAAGAAGAAAGAGATACTGAGCAAGGAGCTCGGCATCAACTCTTATAGTGACCTGCTGGAATACTATCCATATAAATATGTAGACCGCTCCAAGGTTTTCCACATCAGCGAACTCAATGCCGACATGCCCTTTGTACAACTCAAAGGCAAGATACTCAGCTACGATGAGATAGATACCGGCAAGCGCAACAAGCTGCTGGTAGCCCATTTCTCAGACGGCTACGGTGTGGCTGACCTCATCTGGTATCGCGGTGCCCAATACATCATGAAGACCTATAAGGTGGGAACCGAATATCTCGTTTTCGGAAAGCCAACCGTCTTCAACGGCAGATTCCAGTTTACCCATCCCGATATGGACGATGCCACCAATCTCCAGATTTCAGAGATGGGCATGCAGCCCTACTACTCGCTTACCGAGAACCTGAGAAAGCGCGGCTACACCTCACGTTCCATAGAGAAGATGACCAAGCAGTTGGTCACCATCCTTCCTCCTCTTCCCGAAACGCTGCCCAGCCATATCGTAGACCGTCTGCATCTGGTTTCGCGCGATGCAGCCATCCGCATGATTCATTATCCGCATTCCCATCAGGAGATGCAGAAAGCACAGGTACGCCTTAAATTTGAGGAACTCTTCTATGTGCAGCTTAATATAATAAGGTATGCCACCGACCAGCGCCGCAAGTTCAGGGGCTATGTCTTCAACCGCATCGCTGACATCTTCAACGGGTTCTATGCCCATCATCTGCCTTTCGAACTGACAGGAGCACAGAAACGGGTGATGCATGAAATCAGAGCCGATATGTGCAGCGGCAGACAGATGAACCGTCTTCTGCAGGGTGATGTAGGTTCAGGCAAGACGCTCGTGGCTCTCATGACCATGCTCATTGCGCTGGACAACGGTTATCAGGCATGTATGATGGCACCTACCGAAATTCTTGCCGAGCAGCATCTGCAAACCATCTGCGACTTTCTGCAGGGAATGGACATCCGGGTAGAACTGCTCACTGGCATCGTAAAGGGAAAGAAGAGAGAAAAGATTCTTGCCGACCTGGCTACGGGCGACATCCAGATTCTGGTAGGCACCCATGCCATCCTCGAAGACCCGGTGGTTTTCAGAAGATTAGGCGTAGCCGTCATCGATGAGCAGCATCGTTTCGGTGTGGCGCAGAGAGCCAAGTTGTGGAACAAGAGCGAGAATCCGCCTCATATCCTCGTGATGACCGCCACTCCTATCCCCCGCACCCTCGCCATGACCATTTATGGTGACCTGGACGTGAGCGTGATTGATGAACTGCCACCGGGCAGAAAACCGATACAGACGCTACATAAGTTTGATACCCAACTCACCAGTCTCTATCAGAGCATCCGCCGCCAGATTAATCTCGGCAGACAGGTATATATCGTCTTTCCGCTGATCAAAGAAAGTGAAAAGAGTGACCTGAAGAACCTGGAAGAAGGTTACGAAACGCTGAAACAGGCATTCCCGGAGTTCAAGTTGAGTAAGATTCATGGCAAGATGAAATCTGCTGAAAAGGAGGTAGAGATGGAGCAGTTTGTAAAGGGCGAAACACAGATTCTCGTTGCCACCACCGTAATAGAAGTAGGTGTAAATGTGCCCAATGCTTCTGTGATGGTTATCCTGGATGCACAGCGCTTCGGTCTCTCCCAGTTGCACCAGCTGCGAGGCCGTGTAGGAAGAGGCTGCGACCAAAGCTACTGCATTCTGGTAACCAACTATAAGCTTTCAGAAGAAACCCGCAAACGCATTGATATCATGTGCGATACGAACGACGGTTTCCGTATCGCCGAGGCCGACTTAAAACTCCGTGGTCCCGGCGACTTGGAGGGAACGCAGCAGAGCGGCATGGCTTTCGACCTGAAGATAGCGAATATTGCCAGAGACGGTCAGCTGGTACAACTGGCACGCACAGAAGCACAGGAAATCATCGACAACGATCCCGAATGCAATGCTCCTCACAACGCCCTGCTCTGGAACCGCCTCAGGGATTTGAAGAAAACCCATATCAACTGGGCAGCCATCAGCTAA
- a CDS encoding MGH1-like glycoside hydrolase domain-containing protein, whose translation MFRAPERIVNALLEQDRIHYTGTTMADPSRHDGALSPVVGVHNIQTLRANREHPSQANGGGWTYNHQPMMAYWNGKFYMHFLSDPAEEHVPPSRTLMQVSEDGYNWSQPQILFPEYDVPADFRKAKYQPKPELQYPDVYKQKPLKAIMHQRVGWYVSKGGILLATGNYGVALDRKDDPNDGNGIGRVVREVKKDGSLGPIYFIYYNHGFNEKNTDYPNYKKASKAVRAACEEILANPRYRMQWVEEADRGEKLIPVNNGYKAYCDYTLPDGRIASLWKHALTSLSLDGCNTYTTTNRALGFVNSNAKIWGQRLSDGTYATVYNPSEYRWPLGISLSGDGLEYKTLNLICGEVPPMRYGGNYKSRGPQYVRGIQEGNGVPKDSDMWVSYSMNKEDIWVAHVPVPVKTVATAHADDDFAQYQKLGDLKTWNIYSPLMAPVSLRQEWLELKDEDPFDYACVERKIPASSYLKASFDVQAAQTRNGSLQIEFLDEKGIACTRIELNKEGMIRVKNGARYGNVMPYQADQTYRFEATLDIQHRQLNLTVSTLDADGKALQSKSTKRIFYAPVHQIERIRFRTGDLRTFPTIDTPADWFGTLEHAGDTDTTALYRIAHVKTVSLGADAGSAVLKIADYKHYVDDFNAMEPEVLHASAIPNAQAWDWMKQNVPLFDCPQRNFEEMYYFRWWTLRKHIENTPVGYAMTEFLVPRSYADKYNLIASGVGHHIHESRWIRDGKYLDGILNTWYHGNGGKPMAKINFYSSWMPASIWERYLVDGNWKEFKSLLNDLDKEYQLWDDHRWSNGLYWQYDVRDAMEETISGGRREKNARPSINSYMYGNAMGIAQMAKTIGYQDLARKYEAKADTLKHLVETQLWDADHQFFEVYKPNAGEAKEVATKRSFQPSGDAAVSAKVREAIGFLPWYFNLPADEAKFAEAWKQAADSKGFSAPYGQTTAERRHPQFRSHGVGKCEWDGAIWPFATAQTLTAMANFINNYQVKPSALAASSKGSLDMDSLYFNEMEKYVQSQSMRGKPYIGEYLDETTGYWLKGDQERSRYYNHSTFCDLIITGIVGLRPRADQTIEVRPIIPAGKWQYFCLDKVRYHGHDLTILYDQDGSRYHVGKGLQVWVDGKLAGQRDTLGKLVVKDAFK comes from the coding sequence ATCTTCCGTGCTCCGGAACGCATCGTGAATGCTTTGCTGGAGCAGGACCGCATCCACTATACCGGAACCACGATGGCAGATCCGTCTCGTCATGACGGAGCCTTGTCGCCAGTGGTAGGAGTTCACAATATCCAGACGCTCCGTGCCAACCGCGAGCATCCTTCTCAGGCAAATGGCGGGGGCTGGACCTATAACCACCAGCCGATGATGGCGTATTGGAATGGCAAGTTCTACATGCATTTCCTGAGCGATCCTGCTGAGGAGCATGTACCCCCATCGAGAACCCTGATGCAGGTTTCTGAGGACGGATATAACTGGAGCCAGCCACAGATTCTCTTCCCTGAATATGATGTGCCAGCCGATTTCAGAAAGGCGAAATACCAGCCGAAACCGGAACTGCAATATCCTGATGTCTACAAGCAGAAACCATTGAAGGCAATCATGCACCAGCGTGTGGGCTGGTATGTATCCAAGGGCGGCATCCTCCTGGCTACCGGAAACTATGGTGTGGCATTGGACCGGAAGGACGACCCGAACGATGGCAACGGCATCGGCCGTGTGGTGAGAGAGGTGAAGAAAGACGGTTCGCTCGGACCTATCTATTTTATCTATTACAACCACGGATTCAATGAGAAGAATACCGATTATCCTAATTATAAAAAAGCATCCAAGGCGGTAAGAGCGGCTTGCGAGGAAATCCTTGCCAACCCACGTTACCGCATGCAATGGGTGGAAGAGGCAGATAGAGGCGAAAAGCTGATACCTGTCAACAATGGTTACAAGGCTTATTGCGACTATACCCTGCCGGATGGCAGAATAGCCAGTCTGTGGAAGCATGCCCTTACCTCGCTGAGCTTGGATGGCTGCAACACCTATACCACTACCAACCGTGCCCTGGGATTCGTCAACAGCAATGCCAAAATCTGGGGACAGCGGTTGAGTGATGGTACCTATGCCACCGTCTACAATCCGTCTGAATACCGCTGGCCGCTGGGCATCTCGCTGAGTGGTGACGGATTGGAATATAAAACGCTGAATCTGATTTGTGGCGAAGTACCACCGATGAGATACGGTGGCAACTATAAGAGTCGTGGTCCGCAGTATGTCCGTGGCATCCAGGAAGGCAATGGCGTTCCTAAGGATTCTGATATGTGGGTGAGCTATTCCATGAACAAGGAAGATATCTGGGTGGCGCATGTACCCGTTCCGGTAAAGACCGTGGCTACTGCCCATGCCGATGATGATTTCGCTCAGTATCAGAAACTCGGCGATCTCAAGACCTGGAATATCTATTCTCCGCTGATGGCGCCGGTTTCACTCCGTCAGGAGTGGCTCGAACTGAAGGATGAAGATCCGTTCGACTATGCCTGTGTAGAGCGCAAGATTCCAGCTTCTTCCTACCTGAAGGCATCCTTCGATGTGCAGGCAGCTCAGACCCGCAACGGTTCCCTGCAGATTGAATTCCTCGATGAGAAGGGCATCGCCTGCACCCGCATCGAACTGAACAAAGAAGGAATGATACGTGTGAAGAACGGAGCGAGATATGGCAATGTGATGCCTTATCAGGCTGACCAGACCTATCGTTTCGAAGCTACATTGGATATCCAGCACCGCCAACTCAACCTCACCGTGAGCACACTCGATGCAGATGGCAAGGCATTGCAGAGCAAGAGTACCAAACGCATCTTCTACGCACCTGTGCATCAGATAGAGCGTATCCGTTTCCGTACCGGCGACCTCCGTACCTTCCCTACCATCGACACTCCTGCCGACTGGTTCGGTACTTTGGAGCATGCCGGTGATACCGATACCACCGCCCTCTACCGCATCGCTCATGTCAAGACCGTGAGTCTAGGTGCTGATGCCGGTTCGGCTGTGCTCAAGATCGCAGATTACAAGCATTATGTAGACGATTTCAATGCAATGGAGCCGGAGGTTCTCCATGCTTCTGCCATCCCGAATGCGCAGGCATGGGACTGGATGAAGCAGAATGTGCCCCTCTTCGACTGTCCGCAGCGCAACTTCGAGGAGATGTATTATTTCCGCTGGTGGACGCTCCGCAAGCATATCGAAAATACACCTGTAGGCTATGCGATGACCGAGTTTCTCGTTCCTCGCAGCTATGCCGACAAGTACAATCTCATCGCCTCTGGAGTGGGACATCATATCCACGAGAGTCGTTGGATTCGTGATGGAAAGTATCTCGACGGCATCTTGAATACCTGGTATCATGGCAATGGTGGCAAGCCGATGGCTAAGATCAATTTCTATAGCAGTTGGATGCCTGCCTCTATCTGGGAGCGCTATCTCGTAGACGGTAACTGGAAGGAGTTTAAGTCGTTGTTGAACGACCTGGACAAGGAGTATCAGCTGTGGGATGACCACCGCTGGAGCAACGGACTCTACTGGCAGTATGATGTGCGTGATGCGATGGAAGAGACCATCAGTGGCGGCAGAAGAGAAAAGAATGCCCGTCCTAGCATCAACAGTTATATGTATGGCAATGCAATGGGCATCGCCCAGATGGCAAAGACCATCGGCTATCAGGACTTGGCTAGGAAGTATGAGGCTAAGGCAGATACTCTGAAGCATCTGGTAGAAACCCAGCTCTGGGATGCCGACCATCAGTTCTTCGAGGTGTATAAGCCGAATGCCGGCGAGGCGAAGGAGGTAGCCACGAAGAGAAGTTTCCAGCCTAGTGGCGATGCTGCAGTATCAGCAAAGGTGCGCGAGGCAATCGGTTTCCTGCCTTGGTATTTCAATCTCCCTGCTGATGAGGCGAAGTTTGCTGAGGCATGGAAACAGGCAGCAGACAGCAAGGGCTTCTCTGCTCCTTACGGACAAACCACCGCAGAGCGCCGCCATCCGCAGTTCCGCTCTCATGGAGTAGGAAAGTGCGAGTGGGATGGTGCCATCTGGCCTTTTGCTACCGCCCAGACCCTGACAGCGATGGCGAATTTCATCAATAATTATCAGGTGAAGCCATCTGCCCTCGCAGCTTCTTCAAAAGGTAGTCTCGATATGGACAGCCTTTACTTCAATGAGATGGAGAAGTATGTGCAGAGTCAGAGCATGCGTGGCAAACCTTACATCGGTGAGTATCTTGATGAAACCACTGGTTACTGGTTGAAGGGCGATCAGGAGCGCAGCAGATATTACAACCATTCTACCTTCTGCGATCTCATCATCACCGGCATCGTGGGTCTTCGTCCTCGTGCCGATCAGACCATCGAGGTGCGTCCTATCATCCCAGCCGGCAAATGGCAGTACTTCTGTCTTGACAAGGTGCGTTATCATGGTCACGACCTCACCATCCTCTATGACCAGGACGGTTCCCGTTATCATGTGGGCAAGGGCTTGCAGGTATGGGTAGATGGCAAGTTGGCGGGGCAGCGTGATACGCTCGGCAAACTCGTAGTGAAGGATGCATTCAAATAA